In one Nitrospirota bacterium genomic region, the following are encoded:
- a CDS encoding phosphotransferase → MSKYPLTIFLPAAGLGERLRPVTNHLPKPLLPILGRPMIEGILERLTAVCSGRIGINLHWKPDLIRSWAAASPWAGRITFFPEDPVLGTGGALKNAESFLSSGPFIVHNADILLDIDFGRLIEAHLSSGSIATLVTHRHPKLSNVVVDGRGLVLDVENPGESRPDPSKVADKVAYTGIAVYSPEILRFFPPGISHATVAWIDAARAGHRVQTMDFTGSSWNDIGTPTSYAMGVLDVLRESGETVYLSANTVFEAFGMDGYVVVESGSTVEEDASLRNCIVMPGTRAAGSHENEIIGPDYTISLRETDFQPTFHAAEQKKVSLSDPLFANHFGMGLQGAAQDRNDADALLIGLGGSDRRYYRIRNDGKTVVLMECRPDDPDYERHIVYSRFFENHSVPVPWLIASDDDRKRAIFEDLGDMSLYSYLKLRCGNEHVEDIYRSVLDILVNLHSRVTQHIDECPPLGERVFDYDYLRWETGYFADRFLSGLKQLLLKDRGALDREFHRLAQKADGYPKGVIHRDFQCQNIMITQGGFPHLIDFQGARMAPPAYDVASILWDPYHRLDERVRSRLLEYYIDEMNHEASGFSEGLFRESLLPCRLQRHMQALGAYGFLSMVKGKKYFLKHVTEALRLLKEECALARDEYPELYRLVNNL, encoded by the coding sequence ATGTCAAAATATCCCCTTACTATCTTCCTCCCGGCTGCCGGCCTCGGCGAACGGCTCAGGCCCGTCACGAACCACCTGCCCAAGCCGCTCCTCCCGATCCTCGGCAGGCCAATGATCGAAGGCATCCTGGAAAGACTGACCGCCGTTTGCAGCGGCAGGATCGGGATCAACCTGCACTGGAAGCCCGACCTCATCCGCTCCTGGGCCGCCGCATCGCCCTGGGCCGGCCGCATCACCTTTTTCCCCGAGGACCCGGTCCTCGGGACGGGCGGCGCGCTCAAGAACGCGGAGTCTTTCCTTTCGTCCGGCCCGTTCATCGTTCACAACGCGGACATCCTGCTCGATATCGACTTCGGCCGCCTGATCGAAGCGCATCTGTCCTCGGGCAGTATCGCGACGCTCGTGACGCACAGGCACCCGAAGCTCAGCAACGTGGTGGTTGACGGCCGCGGCCTGGTCCTTGACGTGGAAAACCCGGGCGAGTCCAGGCCCGATCCTTCGAAGGTCGCGGACAAGGTGGCCTATACCGGCATCGCGGTCTACTCGCCGGAGATCCTGAGGTTTTTTCCTCCCGGGATTTCCCATGCAACCGTGGCCTGGATCGATGCGGCCCGCGCAGGACACCGGGTCCAGACCATGGATTTCACGGGGTCCTCCTGGAACGACATCGGCACTCCGACCAGCTACGCCATGGGAGTCCTCGATGTGCTGCGGGAAAGCGGCGAGACCGTTTATCTGTCCGCCAACACGGTCTTCGAGGCCTTTGGCATGGACGGATACGTGGTGGTCGAATCGGGAAGCACGGTAGAAGAGGACGCCTCTCTCAGGAACTGCATCGTGATGCCCGGGACGCGCGCCGCGGGCAGCCACGAGAACGAAATCATCGGCCCGGACTACACGATCAGCCTGCGGGAGACGGATTTCCAGCCGACGTTCCATGCGGCGGAGCAGAAGAAGGTCTCCCTCTCGGACCCCCTGTTCGCCAACCACTTCGGCATGGGCCTGCAGGGCGCCGCACAGGACCGGAACGATGCCGACGCCTTGCTGATCGGCCTCGGCGGCTCGGACAGGCGTTACTATCGCATCCGGAACGACGGGAAGACGGTCGTGCTCATGGAATGCCGGCCCGATGATCCGGACTATGAACGACACATCGTCTACAGCCGCTTTTTCGAGAACCACTCCGTGCCCGTGCCCTGGCTGATCGCTTCGGATGACGACCGGAAGCGGGCGATCTTCGAAGACCTGGGCGACATGAGCCTGTACTCATACCTGAAACTGAGATGCGGAAACGAACACGTTGAGGACATCTACCGGAGCGTCCTTGACATCCTGGTGAATCTTCACTCCCGCGTCACGCAGCACATCGATGAATGCCCCCCCCTGGGCGAGAGGGTCTTCGATTATGATTATCTTCGCTGGGAAACGGGTTATTTTGCGGATCGATTCCTTTCGGGCTTGAAGCAGCTGCTCCTGAAGGACCGGGGTGCGCTCGACCGGGAATTTCACCGCCTGGCTCAGAAGGCGGACGGCTACCCCAAGGGCGTTATCCACCGCGATTTCCAGTGCCAGAACATCATGATCACCCAGGGCGGCTTTCCGCACCTCATCGACTTCCAGGGGGCCAGGATGGCCCCGCCGGCGTACGATGTGGCGTCGATCCTCTGGGACCCCTATCACCGGCTCGACGAGAGGGTCCGCAGCCGCTTGCTTGAATACTATATTGACGAGATGAACCATGAGGCTTCGGGATTCAGCGAAGGGCTCTTCCGGGAAAGCCTGCTTCCCTGCCGTCTCCAGCGGCATATGCAGGCGCTGGGAGCATACGGTTTCCTGTCAATGGTGAAGGGGAAAAAATACTTCCTGAAGCACGTCACGGAAGCGCTGCGGCTGCTGAAGGAGGAGTGCGCCTTGGCCAGAGACGAGTATCCGGAGCTGTACAGACTCGTGAACAATCTTTAA
- a CDS encoding DUF1343 domain-containing protein has product MPKKKKAVLSGLDRVERLWPGDLKGARAGLVVHPASIDRRLRHAISVCAGSKKFRLTALYGPQHGILGQTQDNMIEWEGFRDPATRLPVYSLYGRTRKPLPGMLKDVDLLVVDLQDVGSRYYTFIWTLELCMQACHEAGKAVIVLDRPNPLTGLGTEGPVLDPEYASFVGQRPLPVRHGMTIGEIGLYLCAEFYPGLDYRVVTMTGWSRKQWFDETGLPWALPSPNMPTLDTALVYPGMCLLEGTNLSEGRGTTRPFEIFGAPFVHPETLVRVLDEFRLPGVAFRPLSFLPTFQKHANMLCGGAQIHVTDRGRFKPFKTGVAVLKAIHNTWPREFAWKQPPYEYEEIKMPVDILAGTDRLRKGIEAWKDLDEMEAWWKQESRAFEKIRKKYLIYK; this is encoded by the coding sequence ATGCCGAAGAAGAAAAAGGCCGTGCTCTCGGGGCTGGACCGGGTCGAAAGGCTCTGGCCCGGAGACCTCAAGGGAGCCCGCGCGGGCCTCGTGGTGCATCCCGCCTCGATCGATCGCAGGCTGCGGCACGCCATTTCGGTCTGTGCGGGATCGAAGAAGTTCAGACTGACCGCCCTGTATGGTCCCCAGCATGGGATCCTGGGCCAGACGCAGGACAACATGATCGAATGGGAGGGTTTCCGCGATCCCGCAACCCGCCTCCCGGTCTACAGCCTCTACGGCCGGACGCGAAAACCCCTTCCCGGCATGCTCAAGGACGTCGATTTGCTCGTTGTGGACCTGCAGGACGTGGGCAGCCGGTACTACACCTTCATCTGGACCCTTGAGCTGTGCATGCAGGCCTGCCATGAGGCCGGCAAGGCCGTGATCGTACTCGACCGGCCGAACCCGCTCACCGGCCTCGGCACGGAAGGCCCGGTGCTCGATCCTGAGTACGCGTCCTTTGTGGGTCAGCGCCCCCTGCCCGTGCGCCACGGGATGACCATCGGCGAGATCGGCCTCTATCTCTGCGCCGAGTTCTATCCCGGCCTTGATTACCGGGTCGTGACCATGACGGGATGGAGCCGGAAACAATGGTTCGACGAGACAGGGCTGCCCTGGGCCCTTCCGTCTCCCAACATGCCGACCCTTGATACGGCCCTCGTCTATCCCGGCATGTGCCTGCTCGAGGGTACGAACCTCTCCGAGGGGCGGGGAACCACAAGGCCCTTTGAGATCTTTGGCGCGCCCTTTGTGCATCCCGAGACGCTCGTGAGGGTGCTTGATGAATTCAGGCTTCCCGGCGTGGCCTTCCGCCCGCTCTCCTTCCTGCCAACCTTCCAAAAGCATGCGAACATGCTCTGCGGCGGGGCTCAGATCCATGTGACGGACCGTGGGAGGTTCAAGCCTTTCAAGACCGGCGTCGCCGTCCTGAAGGCGATCCACAACACCTGGCCACGCGAATTCGCCTGGAAGCAGCCTCCTTATGAATACGAGGAGATCAAGATGCCGGTCGACATCCTTGCGGGCACGGACCGCCTGCGCAAGGGCATCGAGGCATGGAAGGACCTTGACGAGATGGAAGCGTGGTGGAAGCAAGAATCGCGGGCGTTCGAGAAAATACGAAAGAAATATTTAATCTATAAATAA
- a CDS encoding DUF4177 domain-containing protein yields the protein MAYKVVETSTVTDEEIEKILNQWTAEGYTFESIHFVTADSSRRPKMAFLFFAKKGE from the coding sequence ATGGCATACAAGGTTGTCGAGACCAGCACCGTCACCGATGAAGAGATCGAAAAGATCCTGAACCAGTGGACTGCGGAGGGATATACGTTCGAGAGCATCCACTTCGTCACGGCCGATTCCTCACGGCGGCCGAAGATGGCCTTTCTGTTCTTCGCGAAAAAAGGGGAGTGA
- a CDS encoding amidotransferase → MNVLIIKNIAAEGPGTIEDYLRARKTAYSVVDLSQGETAPDPDPFTHVVIMGGPMAVYEMDQHPFLKDEAGLIGRAIGMNKRVLGVCLGAQMIAHVLGARVYAGGAKEIGWSRVAITPDGIKDPLMAALAVDGGSIAEVFQWHGDTFDLPAGAVLLASSQLFPHQAFRYSDRVYALQFHIEVTPVIVQGWLKDEQGIDLNSVDAESNRIYDPYRQRADGFYRGFFS, encoded by the coding sequence ATGAACGTCCTTATCATCAAGAACATCGCAGCGGAAGGTCCGGGCACGATCGAGGATTATCTCAGGGCCCGGAAGACGGCCTATTCGGTCGTGGATCTGAGCCAGGGAGAGACCGCGCCCGATCCCGATCCTTTCACCCACGTCGTCATCATGGGCGGACCCATGGCAGTGTATGAAATGGACCAGCATCCCTTTCTGAAGGACGAGGCTGGGCTGATCGGCCGCGCGATCGGCATGAACAAGCGCGTGCTGGGCGTCTGCTTGGGTGCGCAGATGATCGCCCACGTGCTCGGCGCGAGGGTCTATGCAGGCGGCGCAAAGGAGATCGGCTGGTCCCGCGTCGCCATCACGCCAGACGGGATAAAGGACCCGCTCATGGCAGCGCTCGCTGTGGACGGAGGCAGCATTGCCGAGGTATTCCAGTGGCACGGCGATACCTTTGACCTCCCTGCCGGCGCGGTCCTGCTCGCTTCGTCTCAGCTGTTCCCGCATCAGGCGTTCCGGTATTCCGACCGGGTATACGCGCTTCAATTTCACATCGAGGTCACGCCGGTCATCGTGCAGGGCTGGCTCAAGGATGAACAGGGGATAGACTTGAACAGCGTCGATGCCGAATCGAACAGGATCTACGATCCCTACCGGCAGCGGGCGGACGGCTTTTACCGGGGATTCTTCAGCTGA
- a CDS encoding type II secretion system protein N, which yields MKETRKAYSLALVALLTLSAYFLADTVDAMIGRSLDAAPTYAAPIANTRPPIEPRREMSDYASVLERGLFGEGKGPSNAPAAADAVNYKLIGTVEGDVFAGAVLEDATGQVFYRIHQQLPDGSQIIKVLHDRVTLRRADGTTADIQIVDDTKIVSMVKAGPGVRRIGDGKFAIDQREMQASTENMSQLLTQARALPYVEQGKTIGFRITEIVPGSLYEKIGLVNGDVIQKINSQDVDDPGKFFQLYQGLKEEKNISIDLVRGGQRQSLNYEIR from the coding sequence ATGAAGGAAACCAGAAAAGCTTATAGCCTGGCCCTTGTCGCGCTCCTGACGCTGTCGGCCTATTTTCTCGCGGACACCGTTGATGCTATGATCGGCCGGAGTCTCGACGCGGCGCCAACGTACGCGGCGCCCATCGCGAACACCAGGCCCCCCATCGAGCCCCGGCGCGAGATGAGCGATTATGCCTCGGTCCTCGAGCGCGGTCTCTTCGGCGAGGGGAAGGGGCCGTCGAATGCGCCGGCTGCTGCCGACGCGGTCAACTACAAACTGATCGGCACCGTCGAGGGCGATGTGTTCGCCGGCGCGGTTCTCGAGGACGCAACGGGGCAGGTTTTCTACCGCATCCATCAGCAGCTGCCAGACGGTTCGCAGATCATCAAGGTACTTCACGACCGCGTCACGCTCCGCCGGGCCGACGGCACGACAGCCGACATCCAGATCGTGGATGACACGAAGATCGTGAGCATGGTGAAGGCGGGGCCGGGTGTGCGGAGGATCGGAGATGGCAAGTTCGCCATAGATCAGCGGGAGATGCAGGCAAGCACCGAGAACATGAGCCAGCTGCTGACGCAGGCGCGGGCGCTTCCCTACGTGGAGCAGGGGAAGACCATAGGGTTCCGCATCACGGAGATCGTTCCCGGAAGCCTGTATGAAAAGATCGGGCTCGTGAACGGGGACGTGATCCAGAAGATCAATTCCCAGGACGTCGATGATCCCGGCAAGTTCTTCCAGCTGTACCAGGGCCTGAAAGAGGAAAAGAACATCTCGATCGACCTGGTGCGCGGCGGTCAGCGTCAAAGCCTGAATTACGAGATACGCTAA